From Dasypus novemcinctus isolate mDasNov1 chromosome 8, mDasNov1.1.hap2, whole genome shotgun sequence, the proteins below share one genomic window:
- the BAG1 gene encoding BAG family molecular chaperone regulator 1 — protein sequence MARSPDSAAAGLSLTVTHSNEKHDLHVTPQQGCSEPVVQDLAQVVEEATGVPLPFQKLIFKGKSLKEMEQPLSAVGIQNGCRVMLIGKKNSPEEEVELKKLKDLEKSVEKIADQLEGLNKELAGIQQGFLAKNLQAEALSKLDRRVKATIEQFMKILEEIDTLILPENFKDSRLKRKGLVEKVQAFLAECDTVEQNICQETERLQSTNLALA from the exons ATGGCGCGGAGCCCGGACAGTGCGGCGGCTGGGCTCAGCTTGACAGTCACTCACA GCAATGAGAAGCATGACCTTCATGTTACCCCGCAGCAGGGCTGCAGTGAACCAGTTGTCCAAGACCTGGCCCAGGTTGTTGAAGAGGCCACAGGGGTTCCACTGCCTTTTCAGAAACTGATATTTAAGG GAAAATCTCTAAAGGAAATGGAGCAGCCATTGTCAGCAGTTGGAATACAAAATGGTTGCCGGGTCATGTTgattgggaaaaag AACAGTCCAGAGGAAGAGGTTGAATTAAAGAAGTTGAAAGATTTGGAGAAGTCTGTGGAGAAGATCGCTGACCAACTGGAAGGGTTGAATAAAGAACTTGCTGGAATCCAGCAG GGTTTTCTGGCCAAGAATTTGCAAGCTGAAGCGCTCAGCAAACTTGATAGGAGAGTAAAGGCAACAATCGAGCAGTTTATGAAGATCTTGGAGGAGATTGACACACTG ATTCTGCCAGAAAATTTCAAAGACAGTAGACTGAAAAGGAAAGGTTTGGTGGAAAAGGTTCAG GCGTTCCTAGCTGAGTGTGACACAGTGGAGCAGAACATCTGCCAGGAGACGGAGCGGCTGCAGTCTACAAACTTGGCCCTGGCCTAG